In one Rhinopithecus roxellana isolate Shanxi Qingling chromosome 1, ASM756505v1, whole genome shotgun sequence genomic region, the following are encoded:
- the LOC104658081 gene encoding LOW QUALITY PROTEIN: E3 ubiquitin-protein ligase RING2-like (The sequence of the model RefSeq protein was modified relative to this genomic sequence to represent the inferred CDS: substituted 1 base at 1 genomic stop codon), whose protein sequence is MSQAVQTNGTQPLSKTWELSLYELQRTPQEAITDGLETVVSPXSLHSELMCPICLDMLKNTMSTKECLHSFCADCIITALRSGNKECPTCRKKLVSKRSLRPDPNFDALISKIYPSRDEYEAHQERVLARINKHNNQQALSHSIEEGLKIQAMNRLQRGKKQQTENGGGAEDNGDSSHCSNASTHSNQETGPSDKPTKTSDDSGLELDNNNAAMAIDPVMDGASEIELVFRPHPTLMEKDDNAQMRYIKTSGNTTVDHLSKYLAVRLALEELRSKGESNQMNLDTASEKQYTIYIATASGQFTVLNGSFSLELVSEKYWKVNTPMEVYYTPTKEHK, encoded by the exons ATGTCTCAGGCCGTGCAGACAAACGGAACTCAACCATTAAGCAAAACATGGGAACTCAGTTTATATGAGTTACAACGAACACCTCAGGAGGCAATAACAGATGGCTTAGAAACTGTGGTTTCACCTTGAAGTCTACACAGTGAATTAATGTGCCCAATTTGTTTGGATATGTTGAAGAACACCATGTCTACGAAGGAGTGTTTACATAGTTTTTGTGCAGACTGCATCATCACAGCCCTTAGAAGTGGTAACAAAGAATGTCCTACCTGTCGGAAAAAACTAGTTTCCAAAAGATCACTAAGGCCAGACCCAAACTTTGATGCACTCATCAGCAAAATTTATCCAAGTCGTGATGAGTATGAAGCTCATCAAGAGAGAGTATTAGCCAGGATCAACAAGCACAATAATCAGCAAGCACTCAGTCACAGCATTGAGGAAGGACTGAAGATACAGGCCATGAACAGACTGCAGCGAGGCAAGAAACAACAGACTGAAAATggtggggggg CAGAAGATAATGGTGACAGTTCACATTGTAGTAATGCCTCCACACATAGCAATCAGGAAACAGGCCCTAGTGACAAACCAACCAAAACATCTGATGATTCTGGGCTTGAGCTTGATAATAACAATGCAGCAATGGCAATTGATCCAGTAATGGATGGTGCTAGTGAAATTGAATTAGTATTCAGGCCTCATCCCACACTTATGGAAAAAGATGACAATGCACAGATGAGATACATAAAGACTTCTGGTAACACCACTGTTGATCACTTATCCAAGTATCTGGCTGTGAGGTTAGCTTTAGAAGAACTTCGAAGCAAAGGTGAATCAAACCAGATGAACCTTGATACAGCCAGTGAGAAGCAGTATACCATTTATATAGCAACAGCCAGTGGCCAGTTCACTGTACTAAATGGCTCTTTTTCTTTGGAACTGGTCAGTGAGAAATACTGGAAAGTGAATACACCCATGGAAGTTTACTACACACCTACAAAGGAGCACAAATGA